A genomic segment from Scomber japonicus isolate fScoJap1 chromosome 11, fScoJap1.pri, whole genome shotgun sequence encodes:
- the LOC128367530 gene encoding receptor activity-modifying protein 2-like: MVSTSYLLAFIFFWTGLSAQFIVPPCDIDTFDSKVDVCLSVFNNSMETSNYHDICPWPTVKRIYNHLKHCMDDSAKATWCGGRKFLLDEIFLEVHKEYFSLCGQVQDPPITTLIMLTAPGIIATFFLPLLCLKLVTWNKEMPCTVGL, encoded by the exons ATGGTGTCCACTTCATACTTGTTGGCATTTATCTTCTTCTGGACAG GGTTATCGGCACAATTTATTGTTCCACCATGTGACATCGACACGTTTGATAGCAAAGTTGACGTTTGCCTGTCAGTCTTCAACAACAGCATGGAGACAAGTAACTATCACGACATATGCCCCTGGCCGACAGTTAAACG CATCTACAATCATCTGAAGCATTGTATGGATGACTCGGCAAAAGCAACTTGGTGCGGGGGTCGCAAATTTCTGCTAGATGAAATCTTCCTGGAGGTCCATAAGGAATACTTTTCGCTCTGTGGACAGGTCCAAGACCCCCCAATCACCACTCTAATTatgcttacagcacctggtatcaTTGCCACATTCTTCTTGCCCCTACTGTGCCTTAAACTGGTCACCTGGAACAAAGAGATGCCCTGCACTGTGGGGCTCTGA